The following nucleotide sequence is from Clostridia bacterium.
GCCCGTCTCAGGCGGTCTCTCCGGGAGGAGCCCGGTGGGGGCGGAGGCCGGCAGGTTCACGGCCTGGCAGGGGGCGACCCGGGGTGGTGGAGGGTGCGTCCGGACGGCCATGGGAGGAGGGTGGTGCGGGCGCACCTACGGTGACAACGCGGAACGCATGCCCGGTGCCTGCACATCACATTATCCGAGAACCGGTCGACTTCCTAGGCGTTTGAGGGGGGAGGCCCGTTGTTAGGGGATGAATCCTCGAGGCTAGGGTTTCTAATGGACAAGCTGGGCATTGGTGGTAAGGAATTAGCAAAAGTATTGAATGTTCACCATTCCCTGGTAAGCAAATGGAGAAACGGCGCCCGGTCACTTCAACCGCACTCGCCCTACCTGACCCAGCTGATCGAGTACTTCCTTACCGTAGACTCGGCGAGAAAGTATGAGAGAATAAGAGAGGTCCTGGGAAACCACTACCCCGATGCCAACCTAGACTCCAAGGAAACGTTATCTGCGCTCCTGGGCAGGTGGCTGTGCCATAATCCCACCGAGAGCAGTCAGATTCCCCTGTTGGGGGCCAGACGCAGGCACAGGATCTACCAGGCGCTGTTTGAGGTTTACAAGGGTAACGAGGGGCGAAGAGAAATCGTCTTGCAGTTGCTGGACATGGCCCTTTCGCTTCCCAGGGGCCAGGAAATCTATATGTTCAGCGAGGAGGATACCTCCTGGCTGGTTGAGGATCCTGCTTTCCTGGCTACCTGGGAAGAGAAGTATCTGGAACTTCTCCGGAAGGGCACCCACGTAAGCATTATTCACACTACCTCCCGCGACCCCAAACTGATAGTTCAGACACTCGCCCAATGGCTTCCCCTGCACGCCACGGGTTGTACCTCGCCTTATTACTATCCCAAGAGTACCGGCAAACCGTTTAGGATATATCTCACCATTGTTAAAGACAAGGCGGGACTTGCGAGCACAAGTGTAGACGGTCTTTCTAGAGAATTGTACACCCACCTTTATTATGATCCGGTGACGGTGCAAACGCTACAGCGGATGTTTATGTCCCTGCTTTTCGAGAGTCGGCCCCTGTTCGACAGGGTTGACTCTCGATCGTTTCCCGAAGTGCTTAACTACCTGGTTCGGTTGGAGCAAAAGCCGGGGGATAATTACTTCTATAACGTTATGCCCTTCTTCAGCACGATGCCCCGCGATCTTTTCATACGGGTACTGGTAGAAGGTGGTTTAAGCACTTCCCAGGTAGAAATGGTGTTACCCTATTACGACAAGTTGAATCATCAGTTTCGGCTCAATATGGCGGGTAAGCGCTACCGCTATATATTAGACCTTCGCCAGCTCGAGCAATCACTGCTATACCCTTCCACCACATCCGCGTGTGACCGGTTCCCTCACCTGGCGGGGTTTAGAATCAATACCACTTCCCGGCACCTTCATGAACAAATCACCTATCTAGTTCGCCTCATGGAGGCGAACCCTAACCTAGAAGTAGCCCTTACCTGCCAACCGCCAATGCCCAGGCTGGGTAGAATAAACCTCTGGCTGAAAGACAGTAGTTTCATGGCGCTACCGGGCCCTCGCGCCGACGGGCTGTTCACCATTGACGAACCAATGATCGTACACAGCTTCTGGCAATTCTTTGAGGAGTTTTGGAACTCGCTTCCTTCAATTCAACGAGATAAGAATTGGATCAAGAAGAGGTTACTCGGGCTTCCGCGCCACTCGGCTGCCATCGGGGGGTAGAAGGCCTGGGCCGTTGCTTTTCCGGGCTCCGGCAGCGGTTGCGCCCGACGAACTGTCAGGCCCGCAAAGCTGATGCAGATTTCCTTCGCCTGCGGGCAGTCCGCCGAACACCACCAACCCAGACCAAGGGTACGCCCAGGTAAGCAGCACCGGACGATTGAACGTTCGGGAGTGTTGCGTCTATTTGTCAACGGTAAGGTCGGTGACAACTGGCGCAACCGCCTGGCCCCGCGGTGAGAGCGAGCATTATAATAGTTACGCGGCGGCACGGCCTGTGGCGGCGTACGGGAATGTAGAGACCTAAAATCGGCGAAAAGACCAGGAGGGAGAGGTATGACCAGCAAACTAGAACCCGTACTGGACCCGCGGGGGATACAGGAAAGAGCAACGCTTGTACTGGCCCGCCGGCCCGGCGTAGACGAGCTGAAAAGGGGCAAGATCCTTTTCTACGACAATACCAAGCTGGATTTCTGCAACTACGGCGAAGTATTCGTCCGGATTAAGGAACGCTTCCGGGAAATGGGCATCGGCAATTTTGTCGATTACCGGGAGACCGTGCGGGGCAAGGATACCAAGGCACTGGAAGCCTATGCCGCCAAGCTGGCCGAAGAGAAGCCGACCGCGGCCGTGGTGGCTCTGGGAGACATGGGCACCTCCCCCGCGACCTGCATTGTATCGATAGCACTGGAGAGGCTAGGCATACCTACGGTATACATCACCGCCAGCCCGGGGCACGAGTTGGTACAGGGAGTGGCCTATTACCGGGCCGGCAAGCTCTGCCTGTGTAACCTAGACCTATATCAGGCCAGCACCCGGGAGCAGATCCGCGCCGAGGTCGATGCTCACTGGGACTATATACTGAACAGCCTAACCGCTCCGCCCGAAGTGCTGGAGAAGCTGGCCGCCATCCCCTTCCCGGTTGACCGTGTTCCCCCTAGGAGCGACGGCCTGCTGCCGTGGGCGGAGGGCATCGAAATGGCCGAGGAAAGGCTGTATGAGCCCGGCTGCTATCTCGAGGAATTCATGGAGGTACTGGACCGGGAGCACCTGGGCGACGGCCTGCCCGTGGTTCCCCCCACGCGGGCCCGTTACCAGAAGATGCTGGCCTACTGTCCCTTTAACCCGGAAACGGTTCTGGCCTACGAGGTGGGTCCCAGCGGCAAGAACATCACCGTAAAAGACGTGCTGGTAGCGGCCGTGATGGCCGGGTGCAAGCCGGAGTACGTACCCATACTAATCACGGCCTTCCGGGCCCTGGCCAATCCGAAGTACAACTTCCTCCAATCGGTAACCACCTCCCACCCCGGAGGCAACCTGGTGTTGGTGAGCGGACCCATAGCGCAGGAGATAGGGATATTCGGGGGCCAAGGCTGCCTGGGGCCCGGCTTCCGCGCCAACGCCACCATCGGCCGGGCGGTGAACCTGGTACTCATCAACGTGTGCCGGTCGGTGCCCGGTGTTTGCGATCTGGACTGCCTGGCCTCGCAGGCGGAGTTCACCTATTGTTTTGCGGAAGATCCTTCCCTGACGCCCTGGAAGACCATCAACGAGGAGCGTTTTGATCGGGACACCACCTGCGTTCTGGTGCTGAAGGCAGAGCCCCCGCACGATATCATCGACTTTCTCAGTCAGGACGGAAGAGACCTGTTGGACACCATAACCCACTGTTGCACCACCCTGGGATCCAACAATGCCTACCTGCCGGGAAGCCTCATTGTCGTGCTCACCCCGGATCATGCCCGGATGCTGGCCGACGCGGGGCTGGACAAAGACCAGATCAGACAGCACATCCATCTGCGGGCGGTTAACGAAGTGCCCATGATAAGGAACCGGGGAATTGTGCCCGTGCGGCCGCCGGGATTCGACCAGCTGCACCCCATGCCGGTTACGCGCTCCCCTCAGGATGTGGAAATAGTGGTGGCCGGCGGCAAGGGAGGGCATTCGGCGGTCATCCTGCCCTGGGCGCTGCACAGTGAGGCCATAGTGGAGCCGGTCCTCCTGCCGGACGGAAAACCGGCGAAGAGCATCGTTGAGTTCAGGCGCTAGTCGGGACGTTGTGTGTATAGACCTGGCGGGTAGAAGCAGTGATACCTGCAGACAGTGCCCCGCCTTGACCGTACTTACGGCGGGCGGACCGAGGGAGGTATCCTGGATATGCCTCAAGGCGGCTACATGGGGAAGATTCTAATCGTAGACTTGGCCCGGCGGACCTACGAGGAGGTGGACGGTGCCGAGAGCCTCTACCGGGAATACATCGGCGGCTACGGACTGGGAGCGAGGATTCTGTACGAGGTCATGAGGCCCGGTGTAGATCCGTTGGGCCCGGAGAATGTCATCGGGTTCGTAACCGGAACCTTTGTGGGTACCAAGGTGCACGGCGGCGGGCGGTTTAACGTGGTGGCCAAATCCCCTCTGACCGGCGGATGGGCCGATAGCAGCTGCGGCGGGCGCTTCGGCCCGCGGCTAAGACGCGCGGGATACGACGGCATATTTGTACGCGGCTGTTCGGACAAGCCGGTGTACCTGTGGGTTTCAGAGGGGAGGGTGGAGTTCCGGGACGCCTCCCACCTGTGGGGAAAAGATGCTCTGGAAACAGAAGACATCGTCCGGAGTGAATGCGGCCGGGAGGTTGGAGTGATAACTATCGGCCTTGCCGGAGAGAACCGTTGTTGGATTGCCGGCCTTATCCACGATCAGGGCCGGGCGGCGGCCCGGCAGGGTCTGGGGGCGGTAATGGGCGCCAAGCTCCTGAAGGCGGTGGCCGTGGAAGGATCCAAAGAAGTTCCGGTGGCCGATATGGATGCCTACGAAAGGGTTCTCAGGGTTATGTCGGAGGACCTTAAGTCCAGGCCGCACATTGTGGACGCACTCCGACAATTCGGGACGCCGGTTGTGTACGTGACCAACGTTGCCATGCAGGACGCCCCCATCCAGAACTGGAAAGGAATAAGCTCGGAGGTATATCCGCTGGAGCGGGCGCAAAGGCTGGGCCCGGAGGTATATCTGGGGCTGGAGAAACGGAAGTACGCCTGTGCGCAGTGCGGCATAGCCTGCGGGGCGCTAATCGAACTGGATGGACCCACCGGCCCTCTGCGAACGCACCGGCCGGAATATGAAACCATAGCTGCCTTCGGAAGCATGTGCCTGGTGGACGATGTGGCCACGGTGATAAGGGCTAACCACCTCTGCAACCGCTACGGCCTGGACACCATTTCCGCCGGTGCCACCATTGCCTTTGCCATGGAATGCTATGAAAGGGGCCTCATCACGGATAAGGAGACCGACGGTCTCTCGCTGAAGTGGGGCAACAAGGACGCGATTCTGCCGCTAATTGAAATGATGGCCCGGCGGGAGGGTATCGGCGCGGTCCTGGCAGACGGGGTGCGGCTGGCCAGTCAGCGTATAGGCGGGGGCAGTGAGGAGTTCGCCATCCACGTAGGGGGACAGGAGCTTGCCTGTCACGACCCCCGGTGCTGGCCGGGGTTTGGGTACGGGTACGCGCTGGATCCCACACCCGGACGTCACACTCAGGGAGGGGTGGGATTCATCGAACACGGGTGGACGGACAAGACCCTGGAGAAACATGGTTATAACCTGAGCCATCTCGCCCAGGAAAGATACAGTTACCACTCCAAGGGTAAGGTCCTGGCGCTCCTTAATCACTGGTTTCAGTTCTTCAATTCGACCGGAATGTGCCTGTTCAACGTATACGGGTACCAAGAGTATCCCATTCTCGAAGCCTTCAGGGCCGTCACCGGATGGACGACCTTTGACCTGAACGAGGCGCTGACCGCAGGAGCGCGCATCAATACCCTGCGCCACTGCTTCAACCTGCGGGAAGGCGTACAGCCCCAGCGATGGACGCTTCCGGAAAGAGTGAGAGGGAACCCACCGCTGGCAGGGGGTCCCACCGCAGGGGTAACGATCGACCTTGAAGCAGTAAAGGCAGATTACTACCGCGAACTCGACTGGGACGCGGTTACCGGCGAGCCTTCGCCCCGGGAACTTCGTCGGCTGAATCTAGCCGAATTGGTGGGCCGCGGGGCAGCGCGACCAAAGGAGTCCTGATCCGCGGCCTTCCGGCGGTTTCTGCATTCCCTGCAGTTGTTGGGGCAGGTGGCCTCTCCGGGCGGCCCGGGGGCCCAGGGGAGGGAGAAACCGTATCGGCGGCGGCAGGGGGGACGGCGGTTGGCTTTTGACTTTTATCAAATAGGGGCGCTCAGGGATTTCCCGAGTCGGGTACGGGTAGAACAGGAGAACATTACCATCCGGGATTGCCTCAAGTACCTGGGAGAGCGCTACCACCGAGACCTGGAAGCGGAACTGCTGGACGAGCAGGGGCAGTTACAGGCCGGGTATCTGCTGCTACTCGACGGCCGCAGCATCGGTTCGGAGAAGGGGCTGGAGGCCGTGATACCCGACAACGGCGTGCTGCTCCTAACCGTTCTTATCGCCGGCGGATAGGAGGAGTGACCCGGGCGCGGCGGCGGGCCAGGAGGCGAACCCCGGTTGAACCTAGCGGAGCGGAGAGGCGACGGGGTGGAGGCTGCCGCCTAGGGCTTCTGCCGAGAATATACGGGGCGGCGCCGGTGTACCTGGCGGCTCCCGCCGTGCGGCCCGGCTTCCGGCGGCGTTTGCGTGCGGTCTAACGAGAATAGGGACTCTGTAGCGCCGGCTAGTCCGGCGCTCTGCGTCTTCGTGCCGGTGTTGCGCCCGAAGGCACCCGGTTCGCCACCGTGGCAGGACCTTTCCAGGGGCTGGAGGGACGCGCTACCACCGGCGGCAAGCGTGAGGCCGCAGAACCCCGTCTTTCACCGCTCTGCGCGATTTGACCCGGCGGCCTCTCGACCGGCATGGGCCGGCGGAGCGGCTGCCCCTTCTCGTGCTGGGGCGGATGCTAACCCGGCGCGGGTGCTCCCCTAAAGGGGGAGACAATTCTCACTCCTTTTAGGGATTTACCTGAGGCCAGAATTTATTTATCATGGATAGGAACATACGGAGGTAGGCGAGGAGAGCCATGAGGTACGCCGAGGCCGGATGTAACCTGGAAATCGATCTTTCCCGGGGCACGGTGACGAAAGTTGAAACCGATCCGAGACTGACCGAACTCTACCTCGGAGGTTTGGGTACCAACGCCAAACTGTTGTGGGATCGGGTTCCCCCCGAAGTGGACCCCTTTTCCCCCGATAACCTGCTCATATTCAGTGCCGGCCTGTTGGGCGGCACCCCCGCGCCGGGTGCCAACCGCACCATTGTGTCGTCTTATTCCCCTCAGACCCTTCTGATGGGCTTTTCCATGATGGGAGGGTTCTGGGCGCCGGAACTGAAGCTGGCGGGCTACGATAAGGTGGTTCTCAAGGGCAGGTCG
It contains:
- a CDS encoding MoaD/ThiS family protein, with the translated sequence MAFDFYQIGALRDFPSRVRVEQENITIRDCLKYLGERYHRDLEAELLDEQGQLQAGYLLLLDGRSIGSEKGLEAVIPDNGVLLLTVLIAGG
- a CDS encoding aldehyde ferredoxin oxidoreductase family protein, with the protein product MPQGGYMGKILIVDLARRTYEEVDGAESLYREYIGGYGLGARILYEVMRPGVDPLGPENVIGFVTGTFVGTKVHGGGRFNVVAKSPLTGGWADSSCGGRFGPRLRRAGYDGIFVRGCSDKPVYLWVSEGRVEFRDASHLWGKDALETEDIVRSECGREVGVITIGLAGENRCWIAGLIHDQGRAAARQGLGAVMGAKLLKAVAVEGSKEVPVADMDAYERVLRVMSEDLKSRPHIVDALRQFGTPVVYVTNVAMQDAPIQNWKGISSEVYPLERAQRLGPEVYLGLEKRKYACAQCGIACGALIELDGPTGPLRTHRPEYETIAAFGSMCLVDDVATVIRANHLCNRYGLDTISAGATIAFAMECYERGLITDKETDGLSLKWGNKDAILPLIEMMARREGIGAVLADGVRLASQRIGGGSEEFAIHVGGQELACHDPRCWPGFGYGYALDPTPGRHTQGGVGFIEHGWTDKTLEKHGYNLSHLAQERYSYHSKGKVLALLNHWFQFFNSTGMCLFNVYGYQEYPILEAFRAVTGWTTFDLNEALTAGARINTLRHCFNLREGVQPQRWTLPERVRGNPPLAGGPTAGVTIDLEAVKADYYRELDWDAVTGEPSPRELRRLNLAELVGRGAARPKES